TCCCGGATCCGGATGCCGTGCGCAGCGCCGTGAGAGCCGGGAAGGCAGGGGAAGGGGAAACGGAGGAAGAAGGGGCGGAAGCCGTGCAGGACGATCCCGCGGAAACCCGCGCTGCGGAAGGGCAGGGGGATGCTCCGGAGGATTCCATTCCGGAAGTGCCGGGATTTTTTACGCAGTTCTTTTGCCTGCTGGGGCGCCGCTGGCGCATCTTTTTCCGTGACCGCTCCCAATTGATTCTGCAATTGGTGATGATTCTGCTGTTTCCGGTGCTGGTAGCCATGTTCACGGACAAGGGCACCGGGCAGATCGTGGGGCTTTCCGCCACGCAGGACGTGCAGACCCTCCAGAAGGATATGGAGGCCCAGCAGTTGAATATGAAGACGGGTTCCGCCGTTTCCGGCATCATCATGTTTGAAGTGATTCTGCTGGGCCTGATGGGTTCCAACAATGCCGCGCGGGAGGTGGCCGGGGAACGGGCCATCATGGAGAAGGAGAAATACGCGGGCATGCGGCCTTCCGCCTATCTGGGGAGCAAGCTGGCCTACCTGAGCGTTCTGGTGCTGGTGCAGTCCGTCTGGATGTTCGCCTTTGTGGATTTCTTCTGGGACCGGGGCGGCGGCCTGACGCACCTGCTGTTCCTGATTCTGGCGGACGCCGCCATGACCTTTGTGTGCCTGGGCATTTCCTCCCTGGCCCGGAGCGCGGACCAGGCCTCCCTGCTGAGCATTTACCTGGTGGGCTTCCAGCTTCCCCTTTCCGGGGCGGTGCTGGCCCTTCCGGAACAGGTGGAGGGTTTCATACGGCCCTTCATTTCCGCGTACTGGGCCTGGTCCGGCAGCATCTCCGCCCTGAAGGCCGATGTGTACAACGCCGTCAAAAATGTGCTGGATACGGACCTGACCCCGGCCCTGCTTTGTTATGTTGTTCTGGGCGCACACGTTGCATGCGGCATTGCCGCTTCCTACGCGGGCATTCGCCGCTCGCGCTGGGAGCTGTAATTTAATGCGTGCACTTGCACGGAGTTCGTTATATACTTTTTCCATCAAAAGTTATGGCGAGACGACGTGCAGCAAAAAAAAAGAGTTCCTCATCATCCGCGCTGATGCTGGTGGTCGGCGCGGTAGTGCTTGTGCTGGCCGTCATCGTGGGAGTTGTCGTGTTCCGCGCCAAGGAGAAGCCGCAGGCGGGGTCCGACATTCCGCTGGATATCCTGGCGGCGAACGCTTCCCAGCTTTCCAATAACAATTACGCGCTGGACGGAACGGTAATCGACCGTTTTCCGCGCGGCGAGTCCGAGCTGATTTCCTTTTTGTACAAGGACGCCTCCGGGCGTGAATACATTATTCCCATTTCTGTTTCCGCGGAGGCCAGGAACGGCCTGAACATCAACCGCGACCAGCAGTACAGAATAGAATTTCGCGTGGAAGACATCACTCCGAAGGTGCGCGGTGTATGCGTAGCCACATCCATTCAGCCTAAATGAACAACCTTCCCCGACCCATGAAATGCTGCCTTTTCCTGACTCTGGCCTGCGCTGTTCCCGCGCTGGGGCAGATGATGTATAACCCGCCCGCTTCCGGAGGGGGCGCTCCCGCTGCTCCCCCTTCCTCCCCGGCCGCCGCGCAGCCGAATGCCTACCAGCCTTCCCGGCAGGGGGATGCCAAGTCCCTGTACGGCAATGAACTGCCCTTCCTGAATCCTCAGGACGGCACCGTGACCATCAACGGTTCTACGCTGAACATGGGCAGTTTCCGGGAGATTGAGGCGCGCTTCAACAAGTACCTGAGCCAGCCGGAGGAGAGCACGGAGGACGCCAAGGAGTATCAGAAGATTTTTCAAAAACTCCATGAGACGCTTTCCATGCGGAAGGAAAAACTGTTGGCGGACAATGTGGTGCGGCAGGTGGTGGACCTGTTGACCGCCGCTTCCAGCAATCCGCTGGACGGAGGCGTGTCCGATGCCCTCTGCCAGGCTATTTACACTGCGTGGCAGGCCAAGACCAACGGGAAGAACAAGGGGAAGATGCTTGAGGCGATGGAGAGGGAAATACGCAGCAATGCCCAGAAGATGAGCCTGATGGAAAGCGGCGTGAGCACCAGTTCCGGTTCCCCCTCCAACCAGAAGGGGGGCAAGAAAGGCGCCTCTGCCAATAATCCGGCCAAGAACAACCCCCGCTACAAGTATCTGGAAAAGCGCATGGTGGAGATGGAGGCCCGCAAGCTGAAACTGGAAAGCGAGCAGGTGCTGACGGTGACGGAAGCGAAGATCGTGTTCCAGTCCACGCTGGTGCAGCTGTTCGCCCAGCGGCGTTTTGACCATGTTTCCATAGGCTGCGGCATTTACAGCCGCCTGTTCAATGACGGGGATACCAAGCTGAGGCTGGACAAAAATTCGGACGCTGCCAAGATGTTCAGCGGAACGCTGGGGGCTCCTCCCACCGTAGCCGTTCTGGACAACCTTTCCCGGGAGCTGGCGCGTGATTCGGACCGTCACATGAAGGCC
This DNA window, taken from Akkermansia muciniphila, encodes the following:
- a CDS encoding ATP-binding cassette domain-containing protein, with the protein product MLQADGITYEIETPDGPLKLLDNVSFNVPRGHFMAIVGPSGCGKTTLLKAIAGMIAETDGRFFWNGHDLAEEDFEPSEIGFVPQFSIAYDQLSVDENVESAARLRCRFNSVDDLDDSIDNALEVTGMEGIADRDVKILSGGQKRRLALAMELVSNPRLLICDEVTSGLDPRSEHDIVDLLHEISRSEGRIVISVTHSLSHLDRYDSILVMHQGCVAYHGSPKTMLHYFGVSSLEEIYPKLQDREGPSWCRSWGKHRDSYYSRMEKEREQKILSGELPDPDAVRSAVRAGKAGEGETEEEGAEAVQDDPAETRAAEGQGDAPEDSIPEVPGFFTQFFCLLGRRWRIFFRDRSQLILQLVMILLFPVLVAMFTDKGTGQIVGLSATQDVQTLQKDMEAQQLNMKTGSAVSGIIMFEVILLGLMGSNNAAREVAGERAIMEKEKYAGMRPSAYLGSKLAYLSVLVLVQSVWMFAFVDFFWDRGGGLTHLLFLILADAAMTFVCLGISSLARSADQASLLSIYLVGFQLPLSGAVLALPEQVEGFIRPFISAYWAWSGSISALKADVYNAVKNVLDTDLTPALLCYVVLGAHVACGIAASYAGIRRSRWEL